The genomic window GTTGCTGGTCACCTGCCGGGCGATGAGTTCGAGCACCTCCTGCGGAATGGTGATGTGGCCCTGCTCGGCGTTCATCTTCAGAATCGCCACGCGGGTTTCGTACTCGGGCGATTGGATGTCGGTAATCAGCCCCCACTCGAAGCGGCTTCGCAGGCGGCCTTCGAGTGTCTGGATGTCCTTGGGGGGCCGGTCCGAACTGAGGATGATCTGCTTGTTGCTCTCGTAGAGCGCGTTGAAGGTATGGAAAAACTCCTCCTGGGTGCGCTCCTTGCCCGCCAGAAACTGGATGTCGTCGACGAGCAGCAGGTCCACCGAGCGGTAGCGGTTGCGAAACTGCGTGGTCTTGTCGTCGCGGATGGCGTTGATGAGTTCGTTGGTGAACGTCTCGGTGGACACGTACTCGATGCGCTTTTCGGGAAAGCGCTCAGCGAGGTAGTGCCCCACCGCGTGCATCAGGTGGGTCTTGCCGAGGCCCACGTCCCCATAGATGAACAGCGGGTTGTACGCCTTGCCGGGCGACTCGGCCACCGCGAGCGCCGCCGCGTGCGCGAGGTTGTTGTTCGGGCCGACCACGAAGTTCTCGAAGGTGTATTTGGGGTTCAGCGTCTTGCGGTTGTCGCCGGGGGTGCTTGGGGGAGGCGTGGGCGCGGCTTTGGTTTTGGGCGTTGGGGCCGCCGCTTCGGGCGCGGGTGGGGGGTCGTTGGGGAGCAGCAGGGCGTCTTGCGCGGCGGGCAGCACCTGAAACTCGACCTGCGGGTGCTCGGCGCCCAGCGAGCGCAGCGCGGCGAGCAGCAGTTCGAGATAATGGTCGCGGAACCAGTCCTTGGTAAAGGAGTTGCGCACGCCGAGCAGCAGCGAGCCCTCCTGCACGCCGAGCGGTTTGACCGGCGCGAACCAGGTCGTGTACTCCAAGTCGGAGACGTTTTTGCGCACGTAAGCGAGGACGTCGGCCCAGATTTCCTGTGAGATAGTGCTCCCCCTCCCCCGTTCGGCGGGGAAACTTGCCCCGCAAAAGTCAGGGTCAGGGTAGCAGACGCGGTGAAGCGGGCTAGGCGTTGGGAGCGCAAAGCGAAGTCATGGGTACTGGAGACCCCTCACCCCTTGCTTCGCAAGGCCCTCTCCCCCTAGTAGAGGGTCAAAAGATGAAAAAGCCCCCTCCTGTGCGGAGAGGGATGAATGAAGCGATGGAAGATAGGGGCAGCTTCTTTATGGCGCTTGTCTCAGCCTACGCGCTGCACCTGGCCCGCCCGTTCCCAGCTCTGGCGCTCGCTGCGGGCTACCTGTTCGTGGAGGGTGAGGATGGCTGCGTTGCCCCGCGCTTCGCTTTCCTGAATGGCGCGGGCGGTCACGGTGTCGATGTAGGCCAGCCGCAGCAGTTCGGCGCTCGTCAGGCCGTCGCGGGTGGCCTTGACGCCGCGTTCCTGACGTACCGACGCGCTGTCCTTGCCAAGGACGGTGCGGTTGCTGATGCTGCCGAGCTGACCGTAGACCCGGCCCTCGCCACCGTGCCGGGCGACGGTGGCGAGCAGTTCGCGCCGGGCGCCAGTGCTTTCCAGTCGGGCAGCGAGCCAGCGCCGGGCGTCAGGCTCGGGGTTGCGCTCGGCAATCTGGGCAGCCACGCGCACGTCGCCCTGCATGGCGCGGGCGAGCAGCTCCCGCGCCCGCTTCTGCCAGCGCCGGGCTTCGGGGGTGTCGAGGGCGAAGGCAAGCGCCACGAAATCGGGCACGCTCACGGCGGCCTCGGGTCCGGCGCCGAAGTCGCGGTACGTCTCGGGCAGGCCGTGTTCGACCAGCGCCGCTTCCCAGCTTTGGGTGAGCCCGAGCTGCTGCTGGGCGGTGGGGGCGTGAAGCAAACCGTCCGCGCTGACAGGCAGCCGCACGGAGCCGAAATTGAGGGTCAGCGGAGCGTTCTTCATACAGATATTCTAGCACAGATTATGTTTTTGACATAACAAATCAGCACGGAAGCAGGGCTATTTTTCAGTGTGCAGGACGGAGAAAATTATCTTAAAGTTCGCTGAAGGCCACCCCCTGCCCTTAGAGTGGTCGTTATGTCCTATCTGTCCGAACTGCGCGCCGTGTGGGGCCACCGCGCCCTGCCCGCCGCAGGCGTGAGTGTCCTCTTGCAAGACGAAACGGGCCGCGTCCTGCTTCAGCGCCGGGGCGACGATGGGCAATGGGGAATACTCGGTGGTGGACTGGAACCGGGCGAGGATTTTCTGATTGCCGCTCATCGCGAGCTCCTTGAGGAAACGGGGCTGCGCTGCCCGAACCTGCGCCCGCTGCCGCTCTCCGAAGGGTTGGTGAGTGGGCCGCAGTTCTGGCACCGTTATCCGAACGGCGACGAGGTGTATCTGGTCGGCCTGCGAACGGAAGGCACTGTGCCCGCTGCGGCGCTGACGGATGCTTGCCCCGACGACGGCGGCGAGACGCTCGAACTGCGCTGGTTCGCTCTGGACGATTTGCCGCCGCTGAACACCAACATCAACCGCGTGAGCATGAATGTGCTGCGAGCCCGGCGCGGGCTGCCACCTTTGCCCCTGCTGGACGTGCCCTCGCCCCCGCCGCCCGGCGACTGGCTGCGCGACCTGCGGGCGCTGGTGGGCTCGCGGCCCCTGATAGCCCCCGGTGCCAACGTCGCCGTGACGAACGAGCGCGGCGAGGTGCTGCTCCTGAAACATGCGGGCACTGGGAACACAGTCACTGGGAAATGGACGCTTCCCGGCGGCAGCCTCGAACCCGGCGAGTCGTTCGCCGAGTGCGCGGCGCGGGAGCTGCACGAGGAAACGGGCCTGCGGGCGTCCCGCCTCGTTCCAGTGGAGTTGTTCGCCGGGGCCGAGTACCGCTTCACCTCCCTCAACGGCGATGTCATAGACAACATTTCCGTGCTGTTCCGGGCCGAGGACGTGCAGGGTGAATTGGCCCTCGACACCGCCGAAAGTCACGGTGCGGCGTGGTTCGCGCCGGACGCCCTGCCGCCCGCAGACGAGCTGAGCGGGCCGCTGATTCGGGCGAAGGTAAGGCGCTGGCAAGAGCTTGAACCCAGTCCAAATGAGGGCGCGTGCCCCGGAGCGGCGCCGCATCGCTTATGCTGAAAAGCTGATGAGTGCCGTCATTCACCTGCAAGCGCTGGGGCTGACCGAATACGAGGCGCGGGCCTACACCGCACTGCTGGCCCTGGGCCGCGCGGTTCCGGCGCGGGTGGCGCGTCAGGCGGGCATTCCCCGGCCCAAGATCTACGAAACCCTGGAGCGTCTGGAGGGCCGGGGGCTGTCGGCCAAGGTGGGGCAAAACCCGCTGGAATACGCGCCCCTCTCGGCCCGCGAGTACCTGTCGCGTTCGCGGCGTTCTTTCGACGACCGATTGGCGGCCCTGGACCGCGACCTCTCGCGCCTCGCCCCCGACCCGGCGCCCGAAGCGGTGTATCACCTCAACGGCGAGGCGGCCATTCGCAGCCTGGCCGAAGACCTGGTGCTCAACGCCCGGCGCTGCGTGTACCTGGCGGGCGAGCAGTCGCTGGCCGAACGCCTGGAGCGCCTCACCCCGCGCGGCGTGGAGCTGCTGCGGGCCGACCTCTCCGACCTGCCGCCCATCGCCGCGCAGGGGCAGCGGGCCTTCCTGCTCGCCCGCGACACCGAGGCCGCGCTCGTCGGGCACTTTATTGCCGAGGGCGAAAGCGGCGAGGCACACGGTGTTCACACCCACAACCCGGTCATCGTCCATCTGATTGAGGGCTACGTGAAGCTGGCGGCGCAGAAAGCAGTACAGAACAGAAGCTGACCCCGATGCCCTTCTCTGGGCGCGAGGTCAGCTTCTGTGGCCTGAATTACAGCTCGGTCGTCTCGCCGGGGTCAAGGACCCGGACCTCCACGCCGCGCCGTTCGCCCTCGGTGCGGAAGACGGCGGGGTCGCCGGTCAGGGCCGGGAAAGTCGCGTAGTGCATGGGAATGGCAACGCGCGGACGCAGCAAGTCCAGCGTGCGCCCGGCCTCTTCCGGCCCCATGGTGTAGTGGTCGCCGATGGGCAGGAACGCGAGGTCGAGTTCGCGGTCCCCGATCAGGCGCATGTCGGAAAACAGCGCGGTGTCGCCCGCGAAATACAGGCGCTGGCCGCCGAACTCGATGACCAGACCCGTGGGCATTCCGCCGTAGGTGCCGTCGGGAAAGGAGCTCGAGTGCCACGCGGGGGTCAGGGAAACGCTGCCCCACTCGGCGCGGTAGGTGCCGCCGATGTTCATGCCGACGGCGTTGTTGGCGCCGTGCGCTCCGGCGTACCCGGCGATCTCGGCGGTGGCGATGATCGGCACGCCCGCCCGTCCGAAATCCAGGGCGTTGCCCCAGTGGTCGCCGTGGGCGTGGCTGATGAGCACGGCGCTCGGCTGCCACGACTGCACTTCGCCGAGGGTCACCGGGCAGCGCGGGTTGCCTTCGAGAAAGGGTTCGATGAGCAGACGGTGCGTCCCGTCATCGAGAAAGAAAGTGCTGTGGCCGAGAGAACGGATCTTGAGCATGAGGTTGCCTCCTGGAACTCCTGAGTATGAATGAGGAGGGGCGACAGCGTGGGGATGTTGTGCCCTTTTGTCCCCTCCCCCTGATCTCAGCCGCTTCATGGCGCGGGCCCCTATAGTAGACCGGCCCCACCTGGCGGCCCTTGCCGGTGGGCGACCGAAGGAGCCTGCTGCCGTTGACGACCCTGTCCAGCCTGAACCTGCTCGGCATCACCCTGCGCGACCTGCTCGACATTCTGCTGGTCGCGGCGCTGCTGTATCAGGGGTACAAGCTGGTGGTGGGCACCCGGGCGGTCAACGTGCTGCGCGGCATCATGGTCTTTGCCGGCGTGTGGGTGGCGGCGCGGCTGCTGGGGCTGGTGACGCTGACCGACCTGCTGGGCCGGGCGGGCACGGTGGGGCTGTTCGCGCTGGTGGTGCTGTTTCAGCCTGAGCTGCGCGCCGCACTCGAACGCGTGGGCCGACCACGCGGCGCCGCCGAGCGCGATGGGGCGGCACTGCAAGACCTCGCGCGGGCGCTGGAACGGCTGGCCGAGCGCAAGACCGGCGCCCTGGTCGCCATCGAGCGCCGCACGCCGCTGGGCGAGTACGCCGCCACCGGGGTGCCGCTCGACGCGGTGGTCAGTGTGCCGTTTATTGAGGCGCTGTTTGTCCGCAATGCCCCGCTGCACGACGGCGGCGTGATTCTTCAGGGGGCGCGTATCGTGGCCGCCGGCTGCCTGTTTCCCTTGCAGGCGAGCGACGGCACCTACCGCCGCTACGGCACCCGGCACCGCGCCGCCATCGGCCTTTCGGAAGTCACCGACGCAGTGGTGCTGATCGTGAGTGAGGAACGCGGCAGCATGCGGATTGCCCTGAACGGGCGCCTGGGGCCCGACCTCACCCCCACCGAACTGCGCGAGCAACTGCGCGAACTCGTCTATGAGCGCGAGGCATTGTCCCCGCTCCCCGCCGTGCCCGCCCCCGAGGGCCGGCCATGAGCGGCGGCGAAGCGCAGGGCAAGCGCAAACAGTGGCAGCGCTGGCTGAGCCCGCGGTACGTATGGCGGCGGCTGCGGCACAACATCGGTCCCAAACTGGTGTCGCTGGGGGCCGCGCTGGTGCTGTGGTCGGTCAGCACGGGCGATCAGCGGGCGCAGGTGCAGCAGAGCTACGACGTGCCGATTACCGTGCGCGACACCACCGGGGCGTCGGGCAGCGACGAGCGGCGCGCCGTCAGCGACCTCAACCCCGAGACGGTGCGGGTCACGCTGACCGGGCGCCCCGAGCGCCTGAACGAACTGCGCCCCAGCAATATCGAGGCGCTGCTCGACGTGACCGGCGTGCCCGAGGGCAGTTTCAACCGCCCGGTGCAGATCGTCGCGCCGAGCAACACGGTGCTCAGCAAGCAGGTGCCCGAGCGGGTGCAGGGCTTCGTGGACAGCGAACTCAGCCGCACGCTGACCGTCACCCTGGGGGTCGCGTCGCCCGCCGAAAACAGCCTGCCGCGCTTTGAGGTCCGCCCCAGCGAGGTGCAGGCCACCGCCCCGAGCCGGGTGCTCAATCAGGTGACGCGGGTGGTGACCAGCCCGGTCGACCTCGACCCCGGTGAGGAACGCGAGGCCCCCCTGATTGCCCTCGACAGCCGGGGCCGGGTGGTCGAGCCGGTCACGCTGCACCCCGCCAGCGTGTCGGTGCAGCGCCTCGATACCGGGACGCTGCCGGTCAAGACGTTACCGGTGGTGCTGGGGGCGCCCCCGGCGAGCCTGCGCGTTCAGTCCCAGACCCTGCAACCGCGCACGGTGCGGGTGGTCGCCGCCCCCGAACTGCTGGGGCGCCTGCGCGAGGTCAGCGGTCAGGTGGACTACCGGGTGGGCAGCTCCACCCTGCCCGTCACGCTGCGGCTGCCCGACGGGGCACAGGCGCTCGAGACCGTCAGCGTCAGCCTTGTCGTCGAGCGGATCAAGGCCCCCGACCCCGGCGCGGGAGCGCCCACCCAGCAAAAGTCGGGGGCGTCGTCGAGCAGTGGTGGGAATTGAGCAAAGCTTCCTGAGGCCCCAGGCAGCTCATACCCGCTTCCCAGGCCCGTGGGATACTCCAGCCGATGACCAAGTTCGTGTCTGCCCCGCTGATCTGCGGTTTGGCGCTGCTGGGGGCGCTGAGTGCCGCCCACGCCCAGACCGGTATTCCGGCGCTGCCGCCCATTGCTCAGCCGCTTCCTGTTCCGGCGCCGGCTCCTGTCACGCCGCCTGCGCCAACGGTTCCGGTGCCCCAGGAACCCGCTCCGGTGCCGCAACCCCCAATGCCACAACCGTCAGTCCCTCAAACCCCGGCTCCCCAGAAGCCGGTCACGCCCCGTCCGGCCCCCGCTCCCAGCCGCGCCCCGCTGCTGATTCAGGCGCGGGCCAACGTTCCGGCGCTGGTGGCAGGCAAAAAGACGACGGTGCCGGTGCTCAAGACGCTGACCATTCCTGCCGAGCGCGCCGCCCAGTTGCGTCAGCGCGGTGAGGTGTCGGCCAGCCTGCAGGCGGACCTCGACACCTTCCTGAAGTCGCTCGCCGCTCCGCGAGACGCCCGCTTCGAGCAGCAGGACGACGGGCAGTGGGCCGTGGTGCAGCCCAACGGCCTGAAGGTGGACGCGCAGGCGACCCGCGCCGCCGTAGCCAAGGTCCTGCGCGACCCGCGCGGCGTGAGCGCCAACGTGGTCGTGACCGGACAGGTCGCGCCGCAGCGCACGCTCGATTTCTTCGCCTCGCGCGGTATTACCACCTTTCTCGCGACCGGCTTTACCAGCTACTACGGCAGCAGCCCCGAGCGCGTCAAGAACATTCACGTCGGTGCCCAGAACTTCAAGGACCGGCTGTTCGAGGGCGACGTGTTTTCCTTCAACAAGTTCATCGGCCCGGTCAGCGAGCGCAACGGCTACGTGCCGGGGCTGGTCATCGCGGGCGACCAGACGGCGAGCGGCGTGGGCGGCGGTATCTGCCAGGTCAGCACCACCGTCTTCCGCACGCTCTACGGCGCGGGGCTGGGCATCGTGCAGCGGCAAAACCACTCGTATCAGGTTTTCTATTACGACCCGCAGGGCCTCGACGCCACCATCTACCAACCGCAGCTCGATCTGAAATTCGCCAACACCACCGGCGGCCCCATCTGGTTCCAGACCGAGTGGGACGACCAGGAAGCCACCCTGACCATCACCGCCTTCGGGCAGGCGCGCGACTATCAGGTGCAGGTGGACGCGCCCAAGACCCTCAAGACCGTCGCCCCGCCCAAAGACCGCCTGATTCCCGACGCCTCGCTTCCCGCCGGGCAGCGCAAGCAGGTGGACTGGGCCGCGCCGGGCGCCACCATCGAGGTCACGCGCCGCTTCACGCGCGGCGGCAAGACCTTCAAGCAGGACACGCTGCGAAGTGTGTACCGCCCCTGGCCGAACATTTTCCGGGTGGGGACGAAGAAATAGCAGAGGGCGAAGTGTAGAGAGGGAGAGGCGATGGTGCGGCCTCTCCCCCTTTCCTTAAAACCGTATTTTTTCCATCAATGGTTCGTGCAGTTTTGAGCCCAAAAGGAAAGACCCATTGAAAATGGAGCTGTGAAATCACCGCTTCCAATGGGTCTGATGGCCATCCTACAGTACGTTCTCAGCGCGGTCCCGCTGCGCAAGACGCAGCGGAATTTCCTGACCGTGCTGCTCAGCGTTTTTCTCGCTGTTCCTGGACGGCTGAACGCCCTGAATCTCTCCCGGTATGCAGCCTGCTCGGAGAGTACGATTCGTCGTTGGCTGCACCGAAGTGACGATGGGGCCATTCCGTGGGGCGCGTTACACCAGGCGACTGTCAGTACAGCAATCGAGAGTGGGCTGATCAGCCCACTGTGCGTTCTGGCCATCGACGCCTCTTTTCACCGCAAAGCCGGTCAGCACACCGCACACCTCGGCTCGTTCTGGAATGGCTGTGCCGCGCGGACCGAACGCGGAATCGAGCAATCCTGTTGTGCCCTCATTGATGTCCAGCACCGGCAGGCCTTGACGGTCGATGTCCGTCAGACCCTGACCGGGTCTGAGGCTCCAACTCGTCTGGAACAGRCCGCCGATCAGCTGGATGACGTGCTGCTCGATCTCCGGACTGTTCAACAGCTTGATCTGGCTGCTGTCGTTGCCGACGGGAATTACGCGAAGGAACCCATCGTGGAGACCGTGACGGGTCACGGTCTCCCGTTTATCTCCAGATTGCCTCGCAACGCCAACCTCAACGACCTCTACACCGGTGAGCATCCCAGACGACGGGGGCGAAAGAAGAAGTTCGACGGTAAGGTGGACTTCAGTGACCTGCAGCGCTTCGACCTCGTCTCTGCAAGGCCGACTGAGCGGGTGTGGACGCAGGTGGTCTGGAGCGTGCAGTGGGCGCGGGAAGTGCGCGCAGTCGTCATTCAGCAGATTGGTAAAAAGGGTCAGGTCACCGGCTACGCGGTGCTGTTCAGCACCGCTGTGACCATGCCGGCTCATGAGGTCATGGCGCTGTATCGAAGCCGCTTTGAGATCGAACTGATCTTCCGGGATGCCAAACAGTTCCTGGGGGGCCAGGATGTGCAACTGCGGTCACAGCAGGGCATCGAGGCGCATTGGAACGTGGTGCTGCTGACCCTGAATCTTTGCCGACTGGAGGCCCTGCGAGCGGCAGGTGGCGGGCAGGATCTGGTGTTCAGTCTCGAAGACATGAAACGCAGGGCGTATAACGCCCTGCTGGCCCAGGTCATTTTATCCAATCTGGACCTCTCGGCTCGCTTTGAAGAATGAGCGAATTCGCCGTTCAGTCCGCTGGATTTCGGACTTAAAGCCGCCTAAAACTGCACGAACCATTGTTTATGCGCTCCGCGCAAAATTGCGCCCGGACATGTCCGGTACTCAATTTGAAACCGTGTGAAGGGTGGCGATCAGTTCGGCGGCGCCTTCCCGACTGTGCAGGAATTAAGCGGAATCCGTATGAGACCAGCGGGCCGTTCTTGCCGAGAGGTTTCTTCTGCATCACCTCGAGCTCAAGCCTGCTGCCCGGCGAGTTGGGAGGCGACAGCTTCTTTCAGGCTGGTGCTGGGCCTTCCAATCAGTTCGCGCAGGTCGCTGTTGGGCAGCTCCAGTTCGCCCCGCGCCACCCCTTCGTCCGAGGAAACGAGCATCTGCGCGACAGGCGCAGGCAACCCGAAGCCTTCCAGGGTGCGCTGATAGTCTTCGGGCGCGAAATTGCGGTATTGCACGTCCTTGCCGCTCTGCTTCGACAGTTCGGCGGCCAGTTCGGACAGGCTGAACGCTTCGTCGCCCGCCAGTTCGTACACTTTTCCGGCCTGTCCGTCACGGGTCAGTGCGGCGGCAGCGGCCTCGGCCAGGTCCTTGCGGGAGGCGGCGCTGATGCGGCCCGTTCCGGCGGCTCCCAGGACACTTCCGGTCTGCAATGCCTGCGCCAGATCGTAGTTTTCCAGATACCAGCCGTTCCGCAGGAGGACGAACGGCACGCCGCTTTCGGTCAGCAATTTCTCGGTGGCCTGATGGTCGGCGGCCAGGGACATCCGGGCCGTGTCGGCCTTGAGCAGGCTGGTGTAGGCGAGCAGTTCCACGCCCGCTGCGCTGGCCGCCTCGATCACCGTGCGGTGCTGGTCCGCGCGGTCATTCAGGTCGCTCGACGAAATCAGCAACAGCCGCTGCACCCCCGCCAGTGCCCTGTCCCAGCCTTCCGGCGAGTTGTAGTCGGCCTGACGAATCTGCACGCCGGGCGCGAACAGACCCTGCGCCTTGGCAGGATTCCGGACGATGGCGACGATGTGGTCGGCAGGCACACCGCGTTCCAGCAACGACGAAACGACGAGCTGACCGAGCTTCCCGGTGGCGGCGGTGACGGCGATGGTCGGGGATGAGGTGGAATTCATGGTGGACTCCTTTTGGATAGGCTTGAGGAAGCAGATTCAGAGTGTCTGGGCCGGACAGCTTGGAGAATGATCTCCCCTCGAAGGCCCATATCGTGGGCGTTTTCCTGAGGGTGCGTCGCGTCGCCCACATGACCACCCGTGAAGCTGGCGAAAGGGAGCATAGGGCAGTGCTCCAGAAAATCCTTCAAGCGGCTTTGAGAGACTCGGCCACTTCCAGAAGATTAGCCCAGGGACGGTCGTATCCCAAAGCGGAATGATATGGTTTCAAATTGAGTCCCGGACATGTCCGGGCGCAATTTTGCGCGGAGCGCATGGAAAAAATACGGCTTTAAGGAGATGGACGGGCATCCGGCGCCTCTTCCGGATGTTCGGGAATCGGATTAAAGCCGTATGAGGGCCAACAGTGTTGCACCAGGTGCGGAACTCAGCGCATAACGCGCTCAGTTCCGCTTTTGTTTTCGGCCCCTCCCTGAAGATGAACTCGCACTTCAGGGTGCAGTTGACCCGCTCCAGAATGCCCATTCCATCCTTCTGCGACACTTTGACTCTTATCCAGGTCCCCACCTCGTTACAGGCAGCTTTGAAGTCGTCTGACGTTATTCCTCGGCCTCGTAACCCAGGATTTGCAGAATCCGGTCGAGCTCCTCGCGGGAGCCGTAGTTGAGTTCCACGCGGCCCTTGTCCTCGCCGGTGATTTTGACGCGGGTGCCGGTGCGGCGGCTGAGGTCGAGTTCGAGCTGCCGGTAAGCGCGCGGCGGGTTGACCTTGATGGGCGCGCCCTGCCCCTTGTCGCGTCCGCCGCGCTCGCGCTTGAGCGCTTCGGCCTCGCGGACGTTCAGGCCCCGGCTGCGAATCTGCTCGAAGGCCCACAGGCGATCGGCTTCCGGCTGCGTCAGGACGGCGCGGGCGTGGCTGGCGCTGATGCTGCCTTCGTCGAGCGCGCGCAGCACCGGCTCGGGGAGGGTCAGCAGGCGCAGGGCGTTGGTCACGGTGCTGCGGCCCTTGCCCACCGCCTGCGCTACGCCTTCCTGGTTCAGGCCCTGGTCGAGCAGCGCTTGATACGCCCGCGCTTCTTCCAGCGGGCCGAGGTCTTCGCGCTGCAAGTTCTCCACGATGGCGATTTCGAGCGCCTCGCGGTCGCCGAGGTCGCGAATCATCACCGGCAGTTCGGTCAACCCGGCGAGTTGTGAGGCCCGCCAGCGTCGTTCGCCCGCCACGATTTCGAAGGCGTCGCCGCGCGGGCGCACCAGCAGCGGCTGCAACACCCCTTTTTCGCGGATGCTCTGGGCGAGTTCGGCGAGCGATTCGGGCTCGAACACCTGCCGGGGCTGGTAGGCGGCCTGGGCGATGCGCTCGATTTTCAGGGTCTGCACCTGTGTTCCCGTCCCTGCCTGCGCGACGGGCTCGCCTTTCTTGGTCAGCAGGGCGTCGAGGCCCCGGCCCAGGCTAGATTTTTTCGACACGTTGCAGCACCTCCTCCGCCAGGCGCTTGTAAGCGGCGGCCCCACTGGAGAGCGGCGCGAAGGCGTTGATGGGCTTGCCGAAACTCGGCGCCTCCGAGAGCCGGACGTTGCGCGGCACCACCGACCAGAACACCAGTTCGCCGAAGTGCTGCCGGACCATCGTTTCGACTTCCTGCGCCAGATTGGTGCGCGAGTCGAGCATGGTCAGCACGATGCCCAGCACCTTGAGCCGGGGGTTGAGGCCGCCCTGCACGCGCTCCACTGTCTCCATCAGCCCGGCGAGGCCCTCCAGGGCGTAGTACTCGGCCTGCACCGGAATCAGCAGGGCGTCCACCGCCGCCAGCACGTTCACCGTCAGCGGCCCCAGGCTGGGCGGGGCGTCGACCAGCACCAGGTCGTAGCCCTGCACGCTCGCCAGCAGCCGCGCCAGGGCGTCGGGGTCGTCGGCCAGTTCCACGCCCGCGCCCGCCAGGTCGGGGGTGGCGGGCAGCACGTCCAGGCCTTTTTGCGTGGTGCCGAGGGTAAAGTCGGCGCTGCGGGCCGGTTCGCCCAGCGCCTCGTACAACCCCTGTTCGGCCCCGCGCTGCCCCAGCCCGCTGGTGGCGTTGCCCTGCGGGTCCATGTCCACCACCAGCACCCGGCGGCCCCCGGCGGCGAGGTAGGCCCCCAGGTTGACGGCGGTGGTGGTCTTGCCCACCCCACCTTTCTGATTGACGACTCCGATGGTTTTCATGCCTCTCCTGTCACTCCTGGCCCCTCCTGCACACCTGCGCGGCGCCTGCCGGTTGCTCCCGCGCAGTGGCGCACAGGTCCAGAGTCTAGAGCAGTTCTCCGAATGGCGTGCTGCGGGGTCCCCGCCCGCGTGGTCCGTCATTCCGCGTCCTGCTCGTCAAATCTGCTGTCAACGGGACTGTTCTTTCGCTTTCCAGAAGAGCGGCTGATGGGTCGGCACGCCCTCACGGCGGGGGTATTTGGCCGGGGTGGGGCGCTGCTTTTCCAGCACGATGAGGGTGCGGGCGTCGCCCGAAACGGGCAGGGTGAAGGGGTCCACTTCGATGATGCGCCCGCCGACTTCGCCTGCCGCCCGCCGCCCGGCGTCGAGTTCTTCTTCGCTGAGAGGCCCCTTTTGCGCCACGAACACGCCGCCGACGCGCAGCAGCGGGAGTGCCAGCTCGGCGAGCACCGGCAGCGCCGCCACGGCGCGGGCGA from Deinococcus radiodurans R1 = ATCC 13939 = DSM 20539 includes these protein-coding regions:
- the dnaA gene encoding chromosomal replication initiator protein DnaA yields the protein MSQEIWADVLAYVRKNVSDLEYTTWFAPVKPLGVQEGSLLLGVRNSFTKDWFRDHYLELLLAALRSLGAEHPQVEFQVLPAAQDALLLPNDPPPAPEAAAPTPKTKAAPTPPPSTPGDNRKTLNPKYTFENFVVGPNNNLAHAAALAVAESPGKAYNPLFIYGDVGLGKTHLMHAVGHYLAERFPEKRIEYVSTETFTNELINAIRDDKTTQFRNRYRSVDLLLVDDIQFLAGKERTQEEFFHTFNALYESNKQIILSSDRPPKDIQTLEGRLRSRFEWGLITDIQSPEYETRVAILKMNAEQGHITIPQEVLELIARQVTSNIRELEGALMRVVAFASLNNVPFSRAAAAKALSNVFAPQEAKVEMTDVLRQVAAHYGTTPDLIRGSGRARDIVVPRQVAQYLIRALTDHSLPEIGQFFGRDHSTVMHAVSKITEQMGKDPELAATVNTLRNRIQGKEEEEEVGA
- the ddrC gene encoding DNA damage response protein DdrC, producing MKNAPLTLNFGSVRLPVSADGLLHAPTAQQQLGLTQSWEAALVEHGLPETYRDFGAGPEAAVSVPDFVALAFALDTPEARRWQKRARELLARAMQGDVRVAAQIAERNPEPDARRWLAARLESTGARRELLATVARHGGEGRVYGQLGSISNRTVLGKDSASVRQERGVKATRDGLTSAELLRLAYIDTVTARAIQESEARGNAAILTLHEQVARSERQSWERAGQVQRVG
- a CDS encoding NUDIX domain-containing protein, encoding MSYLSELRAVWGHRALPAAGVSVLLQDETGRVLLQRRGDDGQWGILGGGLEPGEDFLIAAHRELLEETGLRCPNLRPLPLSEGLVSGPQFWHRYPNGDEVYLVGLRTEGTVPAAALTDACPDDGGETLELRWFALDDLPPLNTNINRVSMNVLRARRGLPPLPLLDVPSPPPPGDWLRDLRALVGSRPLIAPGANVAVTNERGEVLLLKHAGTGNTVTGKWTLPGGSLEPGESFAECAARELHEETGLRASRLVPVELFAGAEYRFTSLNGDVIDNISVLFRAEDVQGELALDTAESHGAAWFAPDALPPADELSGPLIRAKVRRWQELEPSPNEGACPGAAPHRLC
- a CDS encoding TrmB family transcriptional regulator, yielding MSAVIHLQALGLTEYEARAYTALLALGRAVPARVARQAGIPRPKIYETLERLEGRGLSAKVGQNPLEYAPLSAREYLSRSRRSFDDRLAALDRDLSRLAPDPAPEAVYHLNGEAAIRSLAEDLVLNARRCVYLAGEQSLAERLERLTPRGVELLRADLSDLPPIAAQGQRAFLLARDTEAALVGHFIAEGESGEAHGVHTHNPVIVHLIEGYVKLAAQKAVQNRS
- a CDS encoding metal-dependent hydrolase, which translates into the protein MLKIRSLGHSTFFLDDGTHRLLIEPFLEGNPRCPVTLGEVQSWQPSAVLISHAHGDHWGNALDFGRAGVPIIATAEIAGYAGAHGANNAVGMNIGGTYRAEWGSVSLTPAWHSSSFPDGTYGGMPTGLVIEFGGQRLYFAGDTALFSDMRLIGDRELDLAFLPIGDHYTMGPEEAGRTLDLLRPRVAIPMHYATFPALTGDPAVFRTEGERRGVEVRVLDPGETTEL
- the cdaA gene encoding diadenylate cyclase CdaA, with translation MTTLSSLNLLGITLRDLLDILLVAALLYQGYKLVVGTRAVNVLRGIMVFAGVWVAARLLGLVTLTDLLGRAGTVGLFALVVLFQPELRAALERVGRPRGAAERDGAALQDLARALERLAERKTGALVAIERRTPLGEYAATGVPLDAVVSVPFIEALFVRNAPLHDGGVILQGARIVAAGCLFPLQASDGTYRRYGTRHRAAIGLSEVTDAVVLIVSEERGSMRIALNGRLGPDLTPTELREQLRELVYEREALSPLPAVPAPEGRP
- a CDS encoding CdaR family protein; amino-acid sequence: MSGGEAQGKRKQWQRWLSPRYVWRRLRHNIGPKLVSLGAALVLWSVSTGDQRAQVQQSYDVPITVRDTTGASGSDERRAVSDLNPETVRVTLTGRPERLNELRPSNIEALLDVTGVPEGSFNRPVQIVAPSNTVLSKQVPERVQGFVDSELSRTLTVTLGVASPAENSLPRFEVRPSEVQATAPSRVLNQVTRVVTSPVDLDPGEEREAPLIALDSRGRVVEPVTLHPASVSVQRLDTGTLPVKTLPVVLGAPPASLRVQSQTLQPRTVRVVAAPELLGRLREVSGQVDYRVGSSTLPVTLRLPDGAQALETVSVSLVVERIKAPDPGAGAPTQQKSGASSSSGGN